From one Falco naumanni isolate bFalNau1 chromosome 22, bFalNau1.pat, whole genome shotgun sequence genomic stretch:
- the LOC121080205 gene encoding olfactory receptor 14C36-like — MSNSSSITQFLLLAFADTRELQLLHFWLSLGIYLAALMANGLIITAVVCDHHLHTPMYFFLLNLSLLDLGSISTTLPKAMANSLWDTRDISYSAYAAQLFLIVLFLSAECFLLTVMAYDRFVAICQPLHYGTLLGSRACVHVAAAAWASGFLYAALHTANTLSLPLCHGNALGQVFCEIPQILKLSCSHTYLREVGLIVASACLGVGCFIFIVLSYVQIFRAVLRIPSEQGQHKAFSTCLPHLAVVSLFLSTATFAYLKPPSISSPSLDLVVAVLYSVVPPAVNPHIYSMRNQELKDALKKLMQSGVSQQQ; from the coding sequence atgtccaacagcagctccatcacccagttcctcctcctggcaTTTGCAGACACgcgggagctgcagctcttgcacttctggctctccctgggcatCTACCTGGCTGCCCTCATGGCCAACGGCCTCATCATCACCGCCGTAGTGTGCGACCACCACCTGCACACCCCCAtgtacttcttcctcctcaaccTCTCCCTCCTCGACCTGGGCTCCATCTCCACCACTCTCCCCAAAGCCATGGCCAACTCCCTCTGGGACACCAGGGACATCTCCTACTCAGCATATGCTGCACAGCTCTTCTTGATTGTGTTGTTCCTTTCAGCAGAGTGTTTTCTCCTCACCGTCATGGCCTACGACCGCTTtgtggccatctgccagcccctgcactacgggaccctgctgggcagcagagcttgtgtccacgtggcagcagctgcctgggccagTGGGTTTCTCTATGCTGCGCTGCACACGGCCAATACACTGTCACTGCCGCTCTGCCACGGCAATGCCCTGGGACAGGTCTTCTGTGAAATCCCACAGATCCTCAAGCTCTCCTGCTCACACACCTACCTCAGGGAAGTGGGGCTAATTGTGGCTAGTGCTTGTCTAGGTGTtggctgtttcattttcattgttctgtCCTACGTGCAGatcttcagggctgtgctgaggatcCCCTCTGAGCAAGGACAgcacaaagccttttccacGTGCCTCCCTCACCTGGCCGTGgtctccctctttctcagcaCTGCCACGTTTGCCTACCTGAAGcccccctccatctcctccccatccctggaccTGGTGGTGGCAGTTCTGTACTCAGTGGTGCCTCCAGCAGTGAACCCCCACATCTACAGTATGAGGAACCAGGAGCTGAAGGACGCACTGAAGAAGCTGATGCAGTCAGGTGTCTCTCAGCAGCAATGA